In the Candidatus Poribacteria bacterium genome, one interval contains:
- a CDS encoding AarF/ABC1/UbiB kinase family protein produces the protein MRLLNLNRKLKSAKRLPEIVSVFARHGFGHILSQIFERGRTRRFSLRSVFTRRARGGSHPQKSRWWRFRKVKKDSDENTSGTLLSVPERLRLAFEELGPTFVKLGQVLSTRVDILSELVGQEEALAWSTEFQKLQRHAQPFDFSEVRTTIEQEFKMPLEKVFSTYEQQPFAAASIAQVHAATLETGESVVVKVQRPRVATIIQTDLNLLMELAERLENRDPEMHLFKPTELVREFSRSIRKEIDFTIEATNTDAFYQRFATSSKVKIPKVHWDFTNRRVLTLERIDGVPINAIAQLDEMGFDRTELAETLVEMFYTQVLSDGFFHADPHPGNVFVLEDGRIGLVDFGMVGRISDDMLRHICNWLSAVLTKDVDAVVRSYIRMGILGDETDIAALKLEMNDFLERYFNMPPSRLRLGEVIHEVFNASLRHQIHVPPAFLMLGKTVATVESVVMKLNPDFKILEFSQPYISQFLVQNFGSKRWERQLADSVEDFTELARDMPLQLQRILQKLQRGSLKFELEHLSLEAVIKAFDRVINRVAFSLIIASLIVGSSIILQGVEIWEWKFFLGIMGYLTATFFGFGLIISILRSGRF, from the coding sequence ATGCGCCTTCTGAATCTGAATCGTAAACTTAAAAGCGCCAAACGCCTGCCTGAGATTGTTAGCGTTTTCGCGAGACACGGTTTCGGGCATATTCTCTCTCAAATTTTTGAGCGAGGACGGACACGTCGTTTCAGTCTCAGAAGCGTGTTCACGCGGAGGGCGAGAGGAGGTAGCCACCCGCAGAAATCGAGATGGTGGCGTTTCCGAAAGGTAAAAAAGGATTCAGACGAAAACACTTCAGGAACATTACTGTCTGTTCCAGAACGACTGCGGCTTGCGTTTGAAGAGTTGGGACCGACGTTTGTTAAATTAGGGCAAGTGCTCAGCACCCGTGTGGACATTCTTTCCGAACTCGTTGGGCAAGAAGAAGCATTGGCATGGAGCACTGAGTTTCAGAAATTGCAGCGACATGCGCAGCCCTTTGATTTCTCAGAAGTTCGTACGACGATTGAACAGGAATTCAAAATGCCGCTTGAGAAAGTGTTTTCGACTTACGAACAACAACCGTTCGCGGCGGCTTCAATTGCACAGGTGCATGCAGCAACGTTAGAAACAGGTGAATCGGTAGTCGTTAAAGTCCAACGTCCACGTGTTGCAACGATTATTCAGACAGATCTCAACCTATTGATGGAGTTAGCCGAACGGCTTGAAAACCGGGATCCAGAGATGCACCTCTTTAAACCGACTGAACTTGTTCGGGAGTTTTCACGCTCGATTCGGAAAGAGATCGATTTTACAATCGAGGCAACAAATACAGATGCTTTCTACCAGAGATTCGCAACGTCATCGAAGGTAAAGATCCCTAAAGTCCACTGGGACTTTACGAATCGCCGTGTTTTGACGTTGGAACGGATTGATGGGGTGCCAATCAACGCCATCGCTCAACTGGACGAGATGGGATTTGATCGGACGGAACTCGCTGAAACACTTGTGGAGATGTTCTATACGCAAGTCCTGAGCGATGGATTTTTCCATGCGGATCCGCATCCGGGGAACGTCTTCGTTTTAGAAGATGGACGGATCGGACTGGTTGACTTCGGCATGGTGGGCAGAATAAGCGACGATATGTTAAGGCATATCTGTAATTGGCTGAGTGCCGTGTTAACCAAAGATGTAGACGCTGTTGTTAGAAGTTACATTCGGATGGGCATTTTGGGTGATGAAACAGACATCGCAGCACTAAAGTTGGAAATGAACGATTTTTTGGAACGTTACTTCAATATGCCGCCGAGCAGGCTCCGTCTCGGAGAGGTAATTCACGAAGTCTTTAACGCATCGTTGCGGCATCAAATCCATGTGCCGCCAGCATTTTTGATGCTCGGTAAAACGGTTGCAACGGTTGAATCAGTTGTAATGAAATTAAATCCTGATTTCAAGATTCTGGAATTCAGCCAACCGTATATTTCGCAATTTCTCGTCCAAAACTTTGGGAGCAAAAGGTGGGAGAGGCAGCTCGCGGATTCGGTAGAAGATTTTACAGAACTGGCACGCGACATGCCGCTGCAATTACAGCGCATCCTCCAAAAATTACAGCGAGGTTCTCTCAAATTTGAGTTAGAGCATCTGAGCCTTGAAGCGGTGATTAAAGCCTTCGATCGGGTTATCAATCGGGTTGCTTTCAGCCTCATCATCGCTTCACTGATTGTAGGGTCGTCAATCATCCTACAAGGTGTTGAAATCTGGGAATGGAAGTTTTTTCTGGGCATTATGGGCTATTTGACTGCGACGTTCTTCGGATTCGGATTGATAATCTCTATTTTGCGGTCGGGTCGCTTCTAA
- the ruvX gene encoding Holliday junction resolvase RuvX, which yields MAILLGLDVGDTRIGVALSDELGIAAHPLCTLTRKNRKVDLIAISDLVSIHKVECVVIGLPISLDGSIGTQAEKIQKFAKRLEHVIDIPIEFQDERFTTAEAEEILHELNKDAKAQKELIDEVSAVIILDDYLNRDQEIDPPASTEDS from the coding sequence ATGGCAATTCTACTCGGATTAGATGTCGGTGATACACGTATTGGCGTGGCACTCAGTGATGAACTTGGTATCGCGGCACATCCTCTGTGTACACTCACCCGAAAAAATCGGAAGGTTGATTTAATTGCTATCTCTGATCTCGTTTCCATTCACAAGGTGGAATGCGTTGTTATCGGTTTGCCCATCTCTCTTGATGGCTCTATCGGCACGCAGGCAGAGAAGATTCAGAAGTTTGCAAAACGCTTAGAACATGTAATTGACATCCCAATTGAATTTCAGGATGAACGTTTCACAACCGCTGAGGCAGAAGAAATTTTGCATGAACTTAATAAAGACGCAAAAGCACAGAAAGAACTTATCGATGAGGTGTCAGCGGTGATTATTCTTGACGACTACTTGAACCGCGACCAAGAGATCGATCCTCCAGCATCTACGGAGGATTCTTGA
- the mltG gene encoding endolytic transglycosylase MltG, with translation MGSIKKTRNIKKIVILALCSLVALCLTVLLIGMFLVLPPTSSEEVVNFDVPTGSSSQAIAKRLVEEKLIRSEHAFRLVVRYRGTGKRLQAGTYVLRRNMALWNILDEFEKGQVTLISWTVPEGLTAPAIAELWETAGLGAAKAFQEAYESPHLLERYGLADKTVEGYLFPNTYKFAKGTKVETVVEMMLDEFKQRWRDAFDEEARNLGHTRHEIVTLASIIEKEAQSESERPRISSVFHNRLRRKWRLQADPTVLYALGNPERLLTKADLSVDSLYNTYKHKGLPPGPIANPGIDSIIAALRPEKTDYLYFVAIGEGKHHFSKTLSEHNRMIRKMRRASE, from the coding sequence ATGGGGTCAATCAAAAAAACACGAAACATTAAAAAAATAGTTATCTTAGCACTCTGTAGTCTCGTCGCACTTTGCCTCACTGTTCTGTTGATTGGAATGTTTCTGGTATTACCACCAACGTCTTCAGAAGAGGTCGTCAACTTTGACGTACCAACGGGTAGTAGTTCACAAGCAATAGCAAAGCGGCTGGTTGAAGAAAAGTTAATACGGAGCGAACATGCTTTTCGCCTGGTTGTCCGATATAGAGGGACTGGCAAACGTCTACAAGCCGGAACTTATGTGTTGCGTCGGAATATGGCGTTGTGGAACATCCTTGACGAATTTGAAAAGGGACAGGTTACGCTAATTAGTTGGACGGTGCCAGAGGGTCTAACGGCACCTGCCATTGCTGAACTTTGGGAGACAGCGGGTCTCGGTGCAGCTAAGGCATTTCAGGAAGCCTATGAATCGCCTCATTTGTTGGAGCGATATGGACTTGCAGACAAAACAGTAGAGGGTTACCTTTTCCCAAATACATATAAGTTCGCAAAAGGTACGAAAGTAGAGACGGTTGTTGAGATGATGCTCGATGAATTCAAACAGAGGTGGAGAGACGCATTCGACGAGGAAGCTCGAAATTTAGGGCACACACGTCATGAAATCGTAACGCTTGCTTCCATCATTGAAAAGGAAGCGCAATCTGAATCGGAACGTCCGCGTATTTCGAGCGTTTTCCATAACCGACTCAGGCGTAAGTGGAGGCTTCAGGCAGATCCAACGGTGCTTTACGCCTTAGGAAATCCAGAAAGACTCTTAACTAAAGCGGATTTGAGCGTTGATTCACTTTACAATACATACAAACATAAGGGTTTACCACCCGGTCCCATTGCAAATCCGGGTATTGATTCAATCATAGCGGCACTGCGCCCCGAAAAAACAGATTATCTCTATTTCGTGGCGATAGGCGAGGGAAAGCACCACTTTTCAAAGACGCTTTCAGAACATAATAGAATGATACGAAAAATGCGGCGTGCCTCGGAATAG
- the lpxC gene encoding UDP-3-O-acyl-N-acetylglucosamine deacetylase codes for MAKADSQQTIQNEITMTGIGLMLGEPVTLTLKPAPADSGIVFRRVDMEGKPEVEVCPENWADILPRCTSLRSGDTTVSSVEHLLSALGGLGVDNVIVELDAPEPPGLDGSAVPYVENIQATGLVSQDVPRNFIEITEPFALSEGDRQLVLLPADALEVTFVYAHPQTTPQVVTFKITPESYAHDIAPARSFCFENEIEALQALGIGKGASYDNVLVINEAGDPSTPLRFEDEFVRHKILDLIGDLYLAGHLPKAHVMATRTGHTFHAEFVRALAEAGHLQQPLVQEPIEVMDIYDVLPHRHPMCMVDRVIEYESKKRAVGIKNVTYNEPIFEGHFPTQPVMPGVLQIEALAQLAAWLVLRDIGKEGELGYFRSISKATFRRAVIPGDQLRLEIEVAQLRSRLARIEGRVYVGDELATEAELSIVLASV; via the coding sequence ATGGCAAAGGCTGATTCACAGCAAACGATTCAAAACGAAATAACAATGACAGGGATAGGGTTAATGTTAGGGGAACCTGTGACATTAACCTTGAAGCCAGCACCTGCAGATTCCGGCATTGTCTTCCGGCGTGTGGATATGGAAGGCAAGCCAGAAGTGGAGGTATGTCCGGAGAACTGGGCGGATATTCTGCCGCGATGCACCAGTTTACGCAGTGGTGATACAACGGTTAGTAGTGTTGAACATCTTCTTTCCGCACTCGGTGGACTTGGTGTTGACAACGTGATAGTGGAATTGGATGCCCCGGAACCTCCTGGGCTTGATGGGAGTGCAGTGCCATACGTGGAAAATATTCAAGCGACAGGGCTTGTTTCACAAGATGTGCCACGGAATTTTATTGAGATTACGGAACCCTTCGCGCTCTCCGAAGGTGATAGGCAGCTCGTTCTGTTACCCGCTGACGCACTGGAAGTAACATTTGTTTACGCACACCCGCAAACCACCCCACAAGTCGTGACATTCAAAATAACTCCGGAATCATACGCGCATGACATCGCGCCAGCTCGAAGTTTCTGTTTCGAGAATGAAATTGAAGCACTGCAAGCACTCGGTATAGGAAAAGGAGCAAGCTATGACAATGTGCTCGTCATCAATGAGGCAGGTGACCCCAGCACGCCCTTACGATTTGAAGACGAGTTCGTCCGACATAAAATTCTTGATCTGATCGGTGATCTTTATCTGGCCGGACACTTGCCAAAGGCACATGTTATGGCAACGCGGACTGGGCATACATTCCATGCGGAATTTGTGCGTGCGCTTGCTGAGGCAGGGCATCTTCAACAGCCTCTTGTTCAAGAACCTATTGAGGTAATGGATATCTACGACGTATTACCGCATCGGCATCCGATGTGCATGGTTGATAGAGTCATTGAATATGAAAGTAAGAAACGCGCAGTTGGCATCAAAAATGTGACCTATAACGAACCGATTTTTGAGGGACATTTCCCGACGCAACCTGTGATGCCGGGCGTACTACAGATTGAAGCACTCGCGCAGCTTGCGGCGTGGCTCGTGCTTCGGGACATTGGTAAGGAAGGCGAACTTGGCTATTTTCGTTCGATTAGCAAGGCAACATTCCGACGCGCCGTCATTCCGGGCGACCAACTTCGTTTAGAAATAGAAGTTGCCCAACTACGGAGCAGGCTTGCACGTATCGAAGGACGCGTTTATGTAGGAGACGAACTTGCCACAGAAGCTGAGTTATCAATCGTGTTAGCATCGGTCTGA
- a CDS encoding PspA/IM30 family protein: MKRIKEISEQIRENISQFLEAVDGTESLLDKAIVDMKARLAEAKELVATAIAEEQRLTRAYQEAIATAKVWGEKADTALQNQDMARVKEARQRKQQQLDIADGYKRQIVAQEAVVASLKTALHEFYQQFQNAAVRAETLSHRQKQAETHAKLHKLIAAAANTISTAFEQAEQKLKTAEEKAEIWGNRDRSAATEVKKNVNDSDLDQALAELKNDVLGSNEK, encoded by the coding sequence ATGAAAAGAATCAAAGAGATTTCAGAGCAGATTCGAGAGAACATAAGCCAGTTTCTGGAGGCGGTGGATGGGACAGAATCCCTTCTTGATAAAGCCATCGTTGACATGAAAGCGCGGCTCGCTGAGGCAAAAGAGCTCGTCGCTACAGCGATTGCCGAAGAGCAGCGGCTCACGCGCGCTTATCAGGAGGCTATTGCCACTGCCAAGGTATGGGGTGAAAAGGCGGACACTGCTTTGCAAAATCAAGACATGGCACGTGTAAAAGAGGCACGACAACGCAAGCAACAGCAATTGGATATTGCAGACGGCTATAAACGTCAGATTGTTGCGCAGGAAGCGGTTGTCGCATCTCTCAAAACAGCACTCCACGAATTTTATCAACAGTTCCAGAACGCAGCGGTGCGAGCCGAAACGCTATCTCACCGTCAAAAACAGGCAGAGACCCATGCTAAACTCCATAAGTTAATTGCAGCAGCGGCAAATACAATTTCTACCGCTTTTGAACAGGCTGAACAGAAATTGAAAACGGCGGAAGAGAAAGCAGAAATTTGGGGGAACCGGGATCGCAGCGCTGCCACTGAAGTGAAAAAAAATGTAAACGACTCCGACCTTGACCAAGCACTTGCAGAACTTAAAAACGATGTCTTGGGCAGTAATGAAAAGTAA
- a CDS encoding ABC transporter ATP-binding protein produces MIKTLSLTKYFGKLCAVDELTLEVDAGEIFGFLGPNGAGKTTTINMLTGLLRPTSGTATLGGYDIQKQSLQAKAILGLMPDTPQLYEALSGRQFVRMIADLYEVPPEQAENEMDVLLEQLELTDAADDQIKGYSYGMQKKILLISVLVHHPQILFLDEPTSGLDPRSARTVREILRERCEQGSTVFMTTHILEIAERICDRVGIISKGQLIAVGTLEELQQKKQEDCKQPAHSSEHQTETLEDIFLDLTADT; encoded by the coding sequence ATGATTAAAACCTTAAGCTTAACTAAATATTTTGGTAAGTTGTGTGCTGTAGATGAACTGACACTTGAGGTAGATGCCGGTGAAATATTTGGATTTCTTGGACCCAATGGTGCTGGAAAGACCACAACAATCAATATGCTGACGGGCTTACTCCGCCCTACATCTGGCACCGCAACGCTTGGTGGGTACGACATTCAGAAGCAAAGTTTACAGGCGAAAGCGATTCTCGGACTGATGCCGGATACGCCACAACTTTACGAAGCGTTAAGCGGTAGACAGTTTGTCCGTATGATCGCTGATTTATATGAGGTGCCGCCCGAGCAAGCCGAAAATGAGATGGATGTACTACTTGAGCAGCTTGAACTTACCGATGCCGCTGACGATCAGATTAAGGGATATTCTTACGGTATGCAGAAGAAAATCCTGCTCATCTCGGTACTTGTGCATCACCCGCAAATTCTTTTCCTTGATGAACCCACCAGTGGTCTGGATCCAAGGAGTGCCCGTACTGTCAGGGAGATTTTGCGCGAACGCTGTGAACAGGGTTCGACTGTATTTATGACGACACACATTCTTGAAATTGCCGAACGCATCTGTGACCGAGTTGGCATTATCAGTAAAGGTCAACTTATTGCCGTTGGAACCCTTGAAGAATTGCAACAAAAGAAGCAGGAGGACTGCAAACAACCTGCCCATAGCAGTGAGCACCAGACGGAGACGCTGGAGGACATTTTTCTTGATCTGACAGCAGATACCTAA
- a CDS encoding site-specific DNA-methyltransferase, whose translation MSKHRLYYGDNIAILQKYVPDKSINLIYIDPPFNTGKLQQRTEIQVEPDAQGDRVGFQGRTYRTHKGKTTHYTDKFESSDAYLQFLRPRFEEAYRVLHPHGSFFLHIDYREVHYCKIMLDEIFGRESFINEIIWAYDYGGRSKSKWPAKHDNILWYAKTPKHYTFNFDEMDRIPYMAPGLVGKAKAARGKTPTDVWWHTIVSTSGSEKTGYPTQKPLGILNRIVKVHSAPDDILLDFFAGSGTLGEAAALHNRSSILVDNNIPAIKEIMKRLAFYDVELVNADYEALPAYQME comes from the coding sequence ATGTCTAAACACCGTCTCTATTACGGAGATAACATCGCTATTCTTCAAAAATATGTTCCTGATAAGAGCATCAACCTGATTTACATTGATCCGCCGTTTAATACGGGAAAACTTCAACAGCGCACAGAGATACAGGTTGAACCAGATGCCCAAGGCGACCGAGTCGGTTTCCAAGGCAGGACGTACCGAACCCACAAAGGCAAAACCACACACTACACTGATAAGTTTGAAAGTTCGGATGCCTATTTGCAGTTTTTACGACCTCGTTTTGAAGAGGCATATCGTGTACTACATCCCCACGGCAGTTTTTTTCTCCATATTGATTACCGAGAGGTCCATTATTGTAAGATAATGCTTGATGAGATTTTCGGACGAGAGTCGTTTATCAACGAAATTATCTGGGCTTACGATTACGGCGGTAGATCCAAGTCGAAGTGGCCCGCGAAACACGATAACATCTTGTGGTATGCTAAAACGCCGAAGCATTACACTTTCAATTTCGATGAGATGGATAGAATACCGTATATGGCACCTGGATTGGTCGGCAAAGCGAAGGCAGCGCGCGGCAAAACGCCAACCGATGTTTGGTGGCATACCATCGTCAGTACCAGTGGGAGTGAAAAAACAGGCTATCCCACACAAAAGCCTCTCGGTATTCTGAATCGCATCGTCAAGGTACATTCAGCACCAGACGATATCCTCTTAGATTTTTTTGCTGGTAGTGGGACACTTGGAGAAGCCGCAGCACTCCACAATCGCTCCTCAATTTTGGTTGATAACAACATCCCCGCGATCAAAGAAATCATGAAGAGATTAGCGTTTTATGACGTTGAGCTTGTCAATGCTGATTATGAGGCATTGCCCGCGTATCAAATGGAGTAA